AATCCCACCAGCTTCCGGTCAAAACGAAAGAGTTGATTGCCATTGTGGTCGCTCACGTGACTGGCTGCCCTTATTGCATCGATGTTCACGTCAAAAAGTATAAAGAACTGGGCGGCACCATGGAGGAAATTATGGAGGCTCTACTGGTTGCCGCAGTGACACGTTCCGGTGCTATCTTAAGTCATGGGGTCAATGCCTTGCTCGCCTATCATGATGCTCCTGGCAAGCCAGATTGCTTTTGCTAACCGAATACATGACCCATCTGGAAAAGCTAAACAAACGAATCCAGTTTCATCAAAAGCTGGAATTCGTTTGTTTTTTTGTATGTTTGCACACTTTTGATGATCAAATGATTGCG
This genomic stretch from Brevibacillus brevis harbors:
- a CDS encoding carboxymuconolactone decarboxylase family protein, producing the protein MSKARSYYESANLSHIPELMKLAPDAAASYFSFERQIYQQSHQLPVKTKELIAIVVAHVTGCPYCIDVHVKKYKELGGTMEEIMEALLVAAVTRSGAILSHGVNALLAYHDAPGKPDCFC